One window of Parus major isolate Abel chromosome 12, Parus_major1.1, whole genome shotgun sequence genomic DNA carries:
- the PDZRN3 gene encoding E3 ubiquitin-protein ligase PDZRN3 isoform X2, with amino-acid sequence MGCSLCTLQKPEEQYKLLYEVCQVNGKDLSKATHEQAVEAFKTAKEPIVVQVLRRAPRAKAHEPQLVDVGTQTDITFEHIMALSKMGSPSPPVPVLDPYLLPEDHPAVHEYYDPNDYMGGIHQEMDRDELELEEVDLHRVNSQDKLGLTVCYRTDDEDDMGIYVSEIDPNSIAAKDGRLREGDRIIQINGIEVQNREEAVALLSSEESKNISLLVARPEIQLDEGWMDDDRNDFLDDLHMDMLEEQHHQAMQFTASMLQQKKHEEDGGTTDTATILSNQHEKDSGVGRTDDSTRNDESSEQENNGDDHTTSSNTLGSQKKLTYSHDTLGSGDMQFSNESFISADCTDVDFLGIPVDECERFRELLELKCQVKSANPYGLYYHNSTLEMSKSDQESVDRELEMLNEELRNIELECLNIVRAHKMQQLKEQYREPWMLHNSGFRNYNTSIDVRRHELSDITELPEKSDKDSSSAYNTGESCRSTPLTLEISPDNSLRRTAEGINCQGNEGAVAYNVSQKNLFAGSESHESSAGKCHASTKDPDLGKQLESKERKGSDGSKSPTHGQKASGSSYVSPYHHSPYKHAHIPAHAQHYQSYMQLIQQKSAVEYAQSQMSLVSMCKDLASGQSEPRMEWKVKVRSDGTRYITKRPVRDRLLRERAIKIKEERSGMTTDDDAISEMKMGRYWSKEERKQHLVKAKEQRRRREFMMQSRLECLKEQQGAEEKKEMNIIELSHKKMMKKRNKKIFDNWMTIQELLTHGTKSPDGTRVYNSFLSVTTV; translated from the exons GTGAATGGGAAGGATTTATCCAAAGCCACCCACGAGCAGGCGGTGGAAGCGTTCAAAACCGCCAAGGAGCCCATCGTGGTGCAGGTGCTGAGGAGGGCCCCGCGCGCCAAGGCGCACGAGCCGCAGCTGGTGGACGTGGGCACCCAGACCGACATCACCTTCGAGCACATCATGGCCCTCAGCAAGATGGGCTCGCCCAGCCCTCCCGTCCCCGTGCTGGACCCCTACCTGCTGCCTGAAGA ccatcCAGCTGTGCATGAATACTATGACCCAAATGACTACATGGGAGGAATTCATCAAGAAATGGACCGGGATGAGTTGGAATTAGAG gAAGTGGATTTACACAGAGTGAACAGCCAGGACAAGCTTGGCCTCACTGTCTGTTACAGAACAGATGATGAAGATGACATGGGTATTTATGTGAGTGAG ATCGACCCCAACAGCATCGCCGCGAAGGACGGGCGGCTCCGAGAAGGGGATCGCATTATCCAG atcaATGGCATCGAGGTGCAGAACCGAGAGGAAGCTGTGGCGCTTCTCTCCAGTGAGGAGAGCAAGAATATCTCCTTACTTGTGGCAAGACCGGAAATTCAG CTGGAtgaaggatggatggatgatgaCAGAAACGATTTTCTGGATGACTTGCACATGGACATGTTAGAGGAACAGCACCACCAGGCAATGCAATTTACTGCCAGCATGCTTCAGCAG AAGAAGCACGAGGAGGATGGAGGCACCACAGACACAGCCACTATTTTGTCCAACCAGCACGAGAAGGACAGCGGCGTGGGGCGCACAGATGACAGCACGCGCAATGACGAGAGCTCCGAGCAGGAGAACAACGGGGACGATCACACCACCTCCTCCAACACTCTGGGGAGCCAGAAGAAGCTGACCTACAGCCACGACACCCTGGGAAGCGGGGACATGCAGTTCAGCAACGAGTCGTTCATCTCAGCCGACTGCACCGACGTCGACTTCCTCGGCATCCCTGTGGACGAGTGCGAGCGGTtccgggagctgctggagctgaagtGCCAGGTGAAGTCTGCCAACCCCTACGGTCTGTACTACCATAACAGCACCCTGGAGATGAGCAAAAGCGACCAAGAGAGCGTCGacagagagctggagatgctCAACGAGGAGCTGCGGAACATCGAGCTGGAGTGCCTCAACATCGTCAGGGCGcacaaaatgcagcagctgaaggagcagtACCGGGAGCCCTGGATGCTGCACAACAGCGGCTTCCGAAACTACAACACGAGCATCGACGTCCGCAGGCACGAGCTCTCAGACATCACTGAGCTGCCCGAGAAGTCCGACAAGGACAGCTCGAGTGCCTACAACACGGGCGAGAGCTGCCGGAGCACTCCGCTCACGCTGGAGATCTCCCCTGACAATTCCCTGCGCAGAACTGCAGAAGGCATTAACTGTCAAGGAAACGAGGGGGCAGTGGCGTATAATGTCTCCCAGAAGAATTTGTTTGCTGGCTCGGAGAGCCATGAATCCAGCGCTGGTAAATGCCACGCCTCCACTAAAGATCCTGACCTTGGCAAGCAGCTGGAGAGCAAGGAGAGGAAAGGCAGCGATGGCAGCAAAAGCCCGACTCACGGGCAGAAAGCCTCGGGCTCCTCCTACGTGTCCCCCTACCACCACTCTCCCTACAAACACGCTCACATCCCTGCCCACGCCCAGCACTACCAGAGCTACATGCAGCTGATCCAGCAGAAATCCGCCGTGGAATACGCACAGAGCCAGATGAGCCTGGTGAGTATGTGCAAGGACTTGGCCTCGGGCCAGAGCGAGCCCAGGATGGAGTGGAAGGTCAAGGTCAGGAGCGACGGGACGCGCTACATCACCAAGAGGCCGGTGAGGGACAGGCTGCTGAGGGAACGGGCCATAAAGATCAAGGAGGAGCGCAGTGGGATGACCACGGATGACGATGCCATCAGTGAGATGAAGATGGGCCGGTACTGGAGCaaggaggagaggaagcagCACCTGGTGAAAGccaaggagcagaggaggcGGCGGGAGTTCATGATGCAGAGCAGGTTAGAGTGCTTAAAGGAGCAGCAAGGTgcagaggagaagaaggagatgAACATCATTGAACTGAGCCACAAAAAAATgatgaagaagagaaataaaaaaatatttgacaatTGGATGACAATCCAAGAACTGCTAACCCATGGAACAAAGTCACCGGACGGCACGCGGGTGTACAATTCCTTCCTGTCAGTGACTACTGTATAA